Within Salvia splendens isolate huo1 chromosome 21, SspV2, whole genome shotgun sequence, the genomic segment agtaatcagggtttagttaagtatgaataatgtaccgtaaagttatgagaagatgcggtttcgtggaatccctcttcagcatgcacgccgggtttggttaaatacaccacagtgatctggcgaaaccaattcatatattcttccgttgcaacaggctcagtactgtcctccagatcagtccatatcgtaaagtgtctgttgtcccactcctgtatataattggcgtgccattgaacccaattccgaccagcttttccacggcgatcctgtttcaaaaaatcagaaccgtggaaccgggggagatccgggatatacggttggacaatcccgaattggcgcaacactcggtgtggcaggtgtggctcagccagattccaacaaataagcgttgtgatcgacatccatataggacgaccggcatcacaactttccggcaactcccggtggagataaggcctccaaataaactacatgtgatacaaatttttcaaaataatttccataaaaacaaaaaacaaaaaaccaaaaacattttataaatatatgaagtacctgattaggatgcatcatggagaactgatctcggaaattttcaacacaatgtccgggtgcttttacatatgacgccgggccattccatctaaaaaatttaaattatgagcgaagaacacgaaaattgatgaacattaagtttaaaaacgcaattaatgaacaacttacgcgcttgcacatggtagatagtctgtatgcacgggatctagcatcctcggtctaatatttgggattctctcccaagcccaaagttgtaatagagttaaggctccccctacatccgtcctctgaccaacggccgcttcacacaaattgtggtacaagcaagcaagcgtcgccccaccccagctatatgtagaacaccgttctatatccatgaaaaagtgtaggtagaagaacggaattttatttccggtggcgttggggatcatcagaccaccaagtaatagcagacaatagatacgagcccgctgagcatatatgtagtgttcgtggtcattagacagctcaatcctcaattggcgcgataagctcgtctgcttaaaagccatttccttcaactcggatgcttccggtatgaatcctagaaaatccatacacctgtccgtccaatatcccgcgtccgtcggggggatgtaagttgtcagagcctctccatcaactttcaggccccataagacctccacgtcttccagtgtcacagtcgcttcaccgactggaaagtgaaacgtgtgagtctctggcctccaacgttcaatcagagctgtgataagatggtggtcaatttcttttggtttaccacaccttaacatacccccaaaccccatctggtccactattgtCAAGACATGTTGctggatgggaacatcccaaatttttccttcaaatcgtcggcagcgtacatcttcggatggaactcctgcccatatgttgttagagacgtgttgtctctgaaaatataatacagatggatccgcaggaccacatgcaagccgacgacgagaggttgaagatgatgccataatttacctacataattcaaattcaacaataaccaaccataacatttaatccaatttcataaaccaaattcaacaataaccaaccataaaccatttcaataattagatacaatttaatccaatatcacaaaattgaacaccaacatcaaataagcaagttacacaacattgcacattcaaaatcataaaccaattcacctacacaaaattaacaatttcaattaacaattcgcccaacctaccaatttcaattttgcctaacctaaacaaatttaacaatctaaactaatcaaccaaaacccacataaatcaaaacaatttgcccaattttttagctataaaaaccctagggtttaggcttataatcaaatttatacacaaattaacttaaacccaacacaatccaacataataatcaacaataatatcattcaaccaatccaaaatgcataatatttctactcaattcacaacccattacaaaccctagctatccaccaattactataattatgtaaaaggtaagcatactaaccgaataaaatagatgaatttgggggagaatagcaccgattgatgaatgtaggccgaaatcacggagagaaggcgcgcagctggagaaatcgcgaaggctgtgtgttgtgaggttttcgcgatttgggggaggaacgcctggtatatcagtctgattaaacacgccactcagaatggcgtttttcatgattaagtaaatacgccactccggttggcgtcttttacaaaacgtcaatatgttcggcgtttcaacaaagaaaacacgccatttacaaatgcgtttttttatttatacacgccaaccaagttggcgtgtttaatcgtaattacaatccgagagcatacacccaaaatccggcacaagtataaaacgccatcatcgttggcgtatttaccttaaaacacgccaatgacgttggcgtatttactaataaaaacgccaatgtggttggcgtttttcccatttgtggaatagataacaaaatgggtacatttacgtaatatttagtgtaaactcccccacaaacccgattttcccctTCAATTGATGTTTCAGTAAAGACAACGTTTTTACCTTTAGAAACggaaaaattaatataaatggtTTTTGTTTAATCTTTATGCAATTTAATGGAGTACCAGTGTCTAGTACTATGAGTTttgaaaatatgtttttttaaaagcatctccagtggttctggacatgcaatagtcCTTCCATAGCCTTGTCAttaccacatcatcagcactaaaatcctcctaccacatcatctggacatgcaactggacatgcaatagcccagccacatcactcaattatgaaaaacaaacaattaacaatcacacaaaatacggaattaaatatacAACACATATACGcgaaaatatactattttcatttaaattaaaaagtacatttaaaaaaattacataattttaaataaattactcatttcacgttgttgatcttgtacagaaattaagatagagagagtactcgttaaaacaagtggtgcgaatgaaaatgacgtccaaagcgcgtatgtatagtgtttcgaaaaattaaaaaaaaattaaaaatctgaaGCCGGTATGACGCCGATCTGGGGCCTACATTGGCGCCGTGCGGATCGGCGTGAGAATCGGCATCAGCCCAAGAATCGGcgtgggcacgccgattttgaaGACGATTTTGCcgacgccggctgcaatggttcggcgtcagcaccggcgtccgcgaaaaatcAGTGTGCCGGTGccgacgccgccattggagatgctcttaatgaAAACAATAATTATTGATAGTAcacatttttgttttgttaataGGAGCAGAAAATTAGAAAAGGAGTCTATTAACAATAGAAAttgggaataaaataaaattgatgaaGTATCTGGTCAAAGactttttctttctctataAAGCTCTGGAATCATCAATCTCTTCCAATACCGCTCCGCCATGAATTGATCATCGATTAAATCTTCTATGCACATATctagataaataaaaatttccCTAGAAGGCGTGGTGTCTTTTGTGGTTTGGACAGAGTGCCAAACTGTTTGACATATTGCcccagagagagagaaaaatgagcAAGCGGCCTCCTCCCGATCCTGTGGCTGTTCTCCGAGGCCACCGCGCTTCTGCTACGGATGTTTGCTTCCATCCAGTCAAGAACATCCTTTTCAGCGGATCCACTGATGGGGAGCTGCGAATTTGGGACACGTTGCAGCGTAGGACCATTTCATCATCATGGGTTCACAGTGCAGCTCATGGCATCATCAGCATTGCTGCTGCTGGTGAGAACAGACTGATTAGTCAAGGAAGGGATGGAGCTATCAAGCTCTGGGACTTAGGAGAAGCTGGCCTGTCCAGAAGCCCTCTCACTACGATTAATACGAATTCGTATCACTTCTGCAAGCTCTCTGTATTCGACAACCCCCAAGCCGAAATTACGCCAACTGAAAAAGTATCCAAGAATCCCCACGAAACTGAGGTTGGCTCGAAGACTGGAGGGCGTAATTATGTTGCCACAGCTGGGGAAGACTTGTCTGTAGTTGAGATTTGGGATGTTAACACTGCTGAAAAGCTTGTGAAGCTGCCTCCGAGCTCAGTGGATCGTTCTGCAAAGTCGAGAGGAATGTGCATGGCTGTTGGAGCCTTTTTGCCATCTGAGTCGGAGGTTTATGCACATGTTGTTGCTGGGTTTGAGGATGGATCAATGGTGTTATGGGATTTGAGAAATCCTTCCTTGCCGGTGACTAGTGTGAAATTTCACTCGGAGGCAGTCCTAAGCTTGTCTATTGACAGTTCATGTGGAGGAGGGGTTTCCGGATCTGCTGATGAGAAAATTGTGACATTTAGCTTGAATCCTTCAATGGGATCGTGTTTGGTCAAGAAAGAAGTTATTTTGGAGAGACCCGGTATAGCAGGGACCTCCATAAGGCCAGATGGTAAGATTTTCGCCACTGCTGGATGGGATCACAGGGTGAGGATACATGACTATCGGAAAGGGAATGCGTTGGCTATACTGAAATACCATCACGCAATTTGCAATGCTGTCACATTCTCAGCTAATAGTAAACTGATGGCTTCATCTTCAGAAGATGCCACTATAGCGTTATGGGAGCTTTATCCTCCTAGAAATTGACATGTAATGTATAATTTGTTGCAAGTTTAGAACTTACGCGAAACAAAGGGTACATTTATAAGATTGTGCTTTGTTTTGTTGTTCAATGGTCTATTTTCTTACCTTTTGAAATAGTATGTTTGGATTGCTGAGAGTATCTTTTGAATACTTAATGTACTTCGGCTTCTGTTGTTTACTTAGGCGCCTTTCTATGATTGAAACTGTGTTCTGCTGTTCTGGTGCTAAGTTTAATTCAGCAAAAACGTCGGGATGCATGGTAACTGTATGTTGCTGTTTAGATGAATGATGTTTGATGGTTTCATGTAGCTACGGTTACCAAGTTACAAAATTCTTACAATGCAGCCAAGATGTTATCATGCCTCCTGTGTTCAGACAACAAATCCTTGTAGAAATCCGATCGGCCTTTGTGATAGTCTATCCATATACATAGTTGCCGTATAGCCTCCCTCTTCTCCTTTGTAAGTATTTGCATTTCATCTTCTTTCTCTTCTATAATTTTCTCTAATTCTGTCACCGTATCTTCTAACTTGCAGACCTTCTCTCGGGATGCCAATATCTCGGTTTCCTTGTCATCAAGCTGAGCTAGCAAGCAGTCTAAATCGTCTTTCAAGTGTGACATGGATCTGTTCTTCGTTGCTGCCCACTGTTTCACAGAGTTGATCCCACGCGAGGCTTTCAACATCCTATTCTGGAGTTTGGCAGTGCATTCCTTGAATTTCAAGGTCTTTGAGTCTATCATTGTGAGTAATTCGTTTGCTGTAACCGTCAAGTCCTTCACATTCTTCAGTTCAGTAGACGTTCTGGCTGTCATCTCTTTGAGGTCCCTGTCATCTTTCTCATACAAGTCCCTTGTCTTTCGGTACCACTCCTTGTTTTCAGTTTGTAGCTGTTCTGCAACCCTTATCCTACGGCTCAGGATCCTGTATTGGTCTTCAAACTGTTTCCGGAAAACTACAGCCATTTCTTCTATTTTCCTTTCCACATTATGGAAGTTCGATTTGGCCATTTTCTCCAACTGGGATTTGTTTTGCTCTTTCTCCTTGTCCAATTCGCGCTGCAGTAGTTTCTTGTCATTCTTCAAGGCTTCAAACTCCACCTGCAAATGGATTCTTTCATTTTCTGACGTCTCCAGCTTGCTCGTGACACTTTCAACCCCTTCTTCCAAGTATTTCAACTTCTTCTGTCCAGTTGATAGTTCATTTTCCCTCGTAGCAGTAGTTCTCTGCAGTTCAGACACTCTTTCTTCtagcttctctctctctaacctcGATTGAGACACTTCGTGGTTTATTTGCTCTTCCAAGTTGCTCTTGGTGATGCTTAATGAATCTATCTCTGACTCCAAATCATGTACCTTAACTTGCAGGCTTTCCTTCTCCCGCGCTGTTAGCTGCTCACTCAAACACAGCTCA encodes:
- the LOC121785004 gene encoding protein DECREASED SIZE EXCLUSION LIMIT 1-like, with the protein product MSKRPPPDPVAVLRGHRASATDVCFHPVKNILFSGSTDGELRIWDTLQRRTISSSWVHSAAHGIISIAAAGENRLISQGRDGAIKLWDLGEAGLSRSPLTTINTNSYHFCKLSVFDNPQAEITPTEKVSKNPHETEVGSKTGGRNYVATAGEDLSVVEIWDVNTAEKLVKLPPSSVDRSAKSRGMCMAVGAFLPSESEVYAHVVAGFEDGSMVLWDLRNPSLPVTSVKFHSEAVLSLSIDSSCGGGVSGSADEKIVTFSLNPSMGSCLVKKEVILERPGIAGTSIRPDGKIFATAGWDHRVRIHDYRKGNALAILKYHHAICNAVTFSANSKLMASSSEDATIALWELYPPRN
- the LOC121784465 gene encoding COP1-interactive protein 1-like yields the protein MNSEPGSPFDYLRDLENQRDKARLRDLEAQLAVLRIEVSTLRAHRRRLEEQVEWRSNEAVQAQDTISALEAQIIEMEAESREQEDLFSSFRKQFEDNKHLYKTRITELETQAEGMQLELSSLKHQKSELQEGLLDETKHWSSEVEGLMERVSWLQEQLETVYSHKEEMVLEIEKKSEEISHYLLQIEALRNELCLSEQLTAREKESLQVKVHDLESEIDSLSITKSNLEEQINHEVSQSRLEREKLEERVSELQRTTATRENELSTGQKKLKYLEEGVESVTSKLETSENERIHLQVEFEALKNDKKLLQRELDKEKEQNKSQLEKMAKSNFHNVERKIEEMAVVFRKQFEDQYRILSRRIRVAEQLQTENKEWYRKTRDLYEKDDRDLKEMTARTSTELKNVKDLTVTANELLTMIDSKTLKFKECTAKLQNRMLKASRGINSVKQWAATKNRSMSHLKDDLDCLLAQLDDKETEILASREKVCKLEDTVTELEKIIEEKEDEMQILTKEKREAIRQLCIWIDYHKGRSDFYKDLLSEHRRHDNILAAL